One window of Natrinema sp. SYSU A 869 genomic DNA carries:
- the lpdA gene encoding dihydrolipoyl dehydrogenase translates to MAMTDVLVIGGGPGGYSAAIRAAQRDCDVTLVDRDGVGGTCLNHGCIPSKALLTASNLVTELESASRMGIYAEPFVDVGEMIDWKDDVVDRLTGGVEKLCEANGVTVREGTARFTDDHTVEIAATDGTIDELEFETAVIATGSHPMSVPGFSVNDDPILNSRQALALEGAPRSLAVVGAGYIGMELSTVFAKLGTDVTVVEMEDDVLPGYESDLTRPVKKRAESVGVDFQFGQVAVEWSREGDGTVTLHTEGTDGTDHETTAERILVAIGREPVSDTLGLEAIGLEPTDAGFFETDDRTRTARDHVFAVGDVAGEPMLAHKAVAEGLVAAEVASGGDAALHDAAIPTAVFVDPEIATVGLTEADARDAGHSPVVGEFPFNASGRALTLAETEGFVRVVAGEDTGRLLGAQIVGPEASELIGELGVAVETGLTLEDVAGTVHMHPTLSEAVMEACENALGQAIHTLNR, encoded by the coding sequence ATGGCAATGACTGACGTTCTCGTGATAGGCGGTGGACCCGGCGGCTACAGCGCCGCGATTCGTGCCGCACAGCGCGACTGCGATGTCACGCTCGTCGATCGGGACGGCGTCGGCGGAACCTGTCTCAACCACGGCTGTATCCCCTCGAAGGCGCTGTTAACCGCGTCGAACCTCGTCACTGAGCTCGAGTCGGCGTCCCGGATGGGCATCTACGCGGAGCCGTTCGTCGACGTCGGGGAGATGATCGACTGGAAGGACGACGTGGTCGACCGGCTCACGGGCGGCGTCGAAAAACTCTGCGAGGCGAACGGCGTCACCGTGAGAGAGGGGACGGCGCGGTTTACGGACGACCACACCGTCGAAATCGCTGCGACGGACGGCACTATCGACGAACTCGAGTTCGAAACCGCCGTCATTGCGACCGGGAGCCACCCGATGAGCGTTCCGGGGTTTTCCGTCAACGACGACCCGATTCTGAACTCTCGGCAGGCGCTGGCGCTCGAGGGCGCGCCGCGGTCGCTGGCCGTCGTCGGCGCGGGGTACATCGGCATGGAACTCTCGACGGTGTTCGCGAAGCTCGGGACGGACGTCACGGTCGTCGAGATGGAAGACGACGTGCTACCGGGGTACGAATCGGATCTCACCCGACCGGTGAAGAAGCGAGCCGAATCCGTCGGCGTCGATTTCCAGTTCGGTCAGGTCGCGGTCGAGTGGTCTCGAGAGGGTGACGGGACAGTTACCCTCCACACCGAAGGGACGGACGGGACCGATCACGAGACGACCGCAGAGCGGATACTCGTCGCGATCGGTCGGGAACCCGTCTCCGACACGCTCGGTCTCGAGGCGATCGGACTGGAGCCAACCGACGCCGGATTCTTCGAGACCGACGATCGAACCCGGACGGCTCGGGATCACGTCTTCGCGGTCGGCGACGTCGCCGGCGAACCGATGCTCGCACACAAAGCGGTCGCAGAGGGTCTCGTCGCCGCGGAAGTCGCGTCGGGCGGTGACGCCGCGCTTCATGACGCCGCGATTCCGACGGCGGTGTTCGTCGACCCGGAGATCGCTACCGTCGGACTGACAGAGGCCGATGCGCGCGACGCCGGTCACTCGCCGGTCGTCGGCGAGTTCCCGTTCAACGCGAGCGGCCGAGCGCTCACGCTCGCGGAGACGGAGGGGTTCGTCCGCGTCGTCGCCGGGGAAGACACCGGCCGACTCCTCGGTGCACAGATCGTCGGTCCCGAGGCGTCCGAACTGATCGGCGAACTCGGGGTGGCGGTCGAGACGGGACTGACGCTCGAGGACGTCGCCGGCACCGTCCACATGCACCCGACGCTCTCGGAGGCGGTCATGGAGGCCTGCGAGAACGCGCTCGGACAGGCGATACACACGCTGAATCGCTGA
- a CDS encoding SDR family oxidoreductase: protein MDLQLQGNAALVTASSSGLGKASARALAKEGANVVLNGRDEERLEAAVEDVRTDATGTVVGQSGDLTEPDDITALVERTVDEFGTIDHLVTSAGGPPSGPFLEKSDEDWYEAFDLLVMSVVRVVREAVDHLRDGGGTIVTITSSSVKEAIDGLVLSNSVRMGVIGLEKTLSTELAPEIRANAVLPGVHETPRISEVIEQGLERGEYDSYEEGLEERSSGIPVGSIGDPMDLGRTIAFLSSPQSGYIDGETVTVDGGAGASNL, encoded by the coding sequence ATGGATCTGCAACTGCAGGGTAACGCAGCGCTCGTCACGGCGTCGAGCAGCGGGCTCGGCAAAGCGTCCGCTCGCGCGCTCGCGAAGGAGGGAGCGAACGTCGTACTGAACGGTCGGGACGAGGAGCGCCTCGAGGCGGCAGTCGAGGACGTCCGAACCGATGCGACGGGCACCGTTGTCGGTCAGTCCGGCGATCTGACCGAGCCCGACGATATCACTGCGCTCGTCGAGAGGACCGTCGACGAATTCGGGACGATCGACCACCTCGTGACCAGTGCCGGCGGCCCGCCGAGCGGCCCCTTCCTGGAGAAAAGCGACGAGGACTGGTACGAGGCGTTCGATCTGCTCGTGATGAGCGTCGTCCGAGTCGTCCGCGAGGCGGTCGATCACCTTCGCGATGGCGGCGGAACGATCGTCACAATCACGTCCAGTAGCGTCAAGGAAGCGATCGACGGGCTCGTTCTCTCGAACTCTGTCCGGATGGGCGTTATCGGACTGGAAAAGACGCTCTCGACGGAACTTGCGCCCGAAATTCGCGCGAACGCCGTGCTCCCCGGCGTCCACGAGACGCCACGCATCAGCGAAGTCATCGAACAGGGTCTCGAACGAGGTGAGTACGACTCTTACGAGGAGGGGCTGGAAGAACGGAGCTCTGGGATTCCGGTCGGGAGTATCGGTGACCCGATGGATCTCGGCCGAACCATTGCGTTCCTCTCGTCACCACAGTCGGGGTATATCGACGGCGAGACCGTCACTGTCGACGGCGGGGCCGGCGCTTCGAACCTCTAG
- a CDS encoding D-2-hydroxyacid dehydrogenase encodes MSTTTTDIVVLRGTAHGMSSERCAERLRDRRPDLEVELARTPAAERELITEAPIATGLRIDEELLAGADSLRLFACASAGVNHLPIDELESRDIAVTNASGVHAPNMAEHVLGNVLTFARRLHQGWRRQSRNEWRHYRAGELNGSTVTVVGMGPIGRRTLELLAPFDVERIGVRYTPAKGGPADEVLGYSDDLHEAFMRSDYVVLACPLTDTTRGIIDEEAFRTLPPNAVVVNVARGAVVDTDDLLAALRGNEIRGAALDVTDPEPLPHDHPLWTLENVLITPHNSGHTDEYWERHADILVENLERIDDTGSYTGLENQVVTPDE; translated from the coding sequence ATGAGTACGACTACTACCGATATCGTCGTCCTGCGCGGCACTGCACACGGAATGTCGAGTGAACGGTGCGCAGAGCGGCTTCGCGACCGCCGTCCCGATCTCGAGGTCGAACTGGCTCGAACGCCGGCGGCGGAACGAGAACTCATCACCGAGGCCCCCATCGCGACCGGCCTCCGAATCGACGAGGAATTACTGGCCGGCGCGGACTCGCTCCGACTGTTCGCCTGCGCATCGGCGGGCGTCAACCACCTCCCGATAGACGAACTCGAGTCGCGTGACATCGCCGTAACGAACGCCTCGGGCGTCCACGCACCGAACATGGCCGAACACGTGCTCGGAAACGTATTGACGTTCGCGCGCCGGCTTCACCAGGGCTGGCGGCGTCAATCTCGAAACGAATGGCGACACTACCGTGCGGGCGAACTCAACGGGAGCACCGTCACGGTCGTCGGGATGGGGCCGATCGGGCGACGGACGCTCGAGTTACTGGCTCCGTTCGATGTCGAGCGGATCGGCGTCCGATACACGCCGGCGAAAGGCGGGCCGGCGGACGAGGTGCTCGGATACAGCGATGACCTCCACGAGGCGTTCATGCGATCCGATTACGTCGTGCTGGCCTGTCCCCTCACCGACACCACTCGAGGAATTATCGACGAGGAAGCGTTCAGAACGCTCCCGCCGAACGCAGTCGTCGTCAACGTCGCTCGCGGCGCAGTCGTCGACACCGACGACCTGCTCGCGGCGCTGCGCGGAAACGAGATCCGCGGTGCGGCACTGGACGTGACCGATCCCGAACCGCTTCCCCACGACCACCCGCTCTGGACCCTCGAGAACGTCCTGATCACACCCCATAATTCGGGGCACACTGATGAGTACTGGGAACGACACGCCGACATTCTCGTGGAGAACCTCGAGCGAATCGACGACACGGGGTCGTATACCGGCCTCGAGAATCAGGTAGTGACGCCGGACGAGTGA